Part of the Brassica oleracea var. oleracea cultivar TO1000 chromosome C8, BOL, whole genome shotgun sequence genome is shown below.
GTCTCTGAGGTGAGTCTCTCTCTCTCTCAAAATCCGACCATGTATTTGATGGTCTAACTTTTGAGACTGATTTTTCTTTGGTTTATATCTGCAGATAACAAGGTTCTCTGTGTTTCTTTCAGGCATTTAAAGAGACAAACATATCAGGGTAAGCTTCTTCTTTTGCCGTTGTGATTATGATGATCTGAGGAATTGGTGTTATCTTCTCTCTTATTGTCCATTCTCGATTTTTCATAATGTTTAGCTCAATAGATCTTCAGGATTAGATCTTTACGTACGTGATATAGTGTTCAATTTTTTTATTTTTTTTGTTATTTATGTGCAAGTTTCCTAGTATATCACATAAAAGTTTCTATGCGCGGGCAAGAGGTAATGTTTCCGATTATGAGGTCCGACATGCCTCACTTAACTCTTGAAGAAATTAGATCACTCCATGCTGTTACAGTGGAGAAGTTGAAAATATTTTTCTTGATTAAGCCTCTAACTCAGTATGGTACGTAGTTAATTCAAATTACTTTTTCCATTAAAAATAACACCCAAGTCACTTGACGTTTTCTTTTCTCCGCAGTGTGTGGCTGTCCTGGGATCAGTCTTCTTAAGAGACGGCCCTCTCTTGCGCCCTCGCAAGAGCCAGAGAATCAAAGTTAGATAATTAGGATTATGGATGTTTTGTTCTTTTGAGACTCAAAAATAATCCCTTATATATAATATGTGTGTTTTTGTGAGCAAAAACTTATATATTGATATTATGGTTGCCTTTGTTTTATTTATGATCATTTCCAGTATCATATGATTCTTTTTGCTAATTAATTAACTCTATAAAAAACTCTAATACCACCGCTTGTATCATGGTCATGCATCATCTTTGAAAACCAGGAAACAGTCCATGCACCATCTAATTGTGCATGTACCTACGGGAAGATCTTGTAAGCGCATCATTAATTAGCGGCCAGGGTTGTATAATGAGCTTATCATACCTGATATAAACTAACTTATATTTTTATAATGAGCTTATCTTTAGTCAGCCAGGGTTTGTACAATCAGCTCATCTTCAGCTGATATTTTTTCATAATAAATAACTCATAAAACTTATATGAGATATGCAGATGATGGTTAAATGAAGGCATGCAGGTTTTTAGTGAGAAGGAAAAGCTTGCGCCGGGGAGGTTGTGAAAAATAAATAATTTGCGAGCTAGCTACATATTTTGAAAGATAAGAAACAATCGATGGCATATAATGCAAGTATGCGACACATAATGATAAAGCCGATCTATATAATATTAGGTTTTTTCCTTGCTAAGAAAATTTTCTCACCTGATTGGCCTCCTCCTCCTATGGTGTTCCGGGGCCATTGCGAAGCGCCTCCGTTGAAGCCGTTTGGAGCCACCTCTGGGTGTGTGTTCGTGCGAACTGCTTGTAGCTAATCTCTTGATCGCCTTAGGTGATCATGAAGCGGTTTGTTAGGGATCAAATATGTTGCAGCTATAGTTCTACCATTGGAACATTCGCATTTCAAAATTTCGATAGATCTTCATCAAGACGGTATGTGCAAACATTAGTATTACACCAATATATACTGAAAGATCCAAGAAGTACTGTAACAAACGATTTTCATTCTTTTTATGTTTTTTCCGTGAAATTAAAACATCAAATAAAACATGTGCAATGCACGGATCCATATCTAGTTACATATAAATTTGAACAATGTACGCTAAATACCTAAACTTAACTTATAAACTGGTTTGATTTGAATATTTAGATAGAGAATCAATAAATATTTTAAGTACTTTTAGTGTTTTGGGTATTGTTTGGTTGTTTTAAACATTTAATTTTGATAATTTGTATATATTTTCAAATTATTTTAGATAAACTCTAAATATTTTATATATTTTTGATACTAAATCTAAAATTTAATTAATATATTTAAATATATAAATCTATTTCAGATACATTCAGATATCCAGCATATTTTTGTTTGGGTCGGGTTTGCCTTCGGCTCTTCAAATACTAAAAATTTGAATCCGTTTGGAAATTCAACCGATTTTGGTCAGGGTTTGATACTATGCTCTTGGTTCGGGCATTTTTCTCCAGCCCAACTAGTCATGTAAATGAAAATGCCAGCATTTTATTTATAGAAGACCCATTAGTAAACCTTATCACATAGGCCCAATTAAAGAAAGTAACCCTAAATCCATTTCACCTTGTCTCTCGCATATAAACCGCCGCTTCTTTCCCCCACGCCTTCCCCTTCGCATCTCACCGCAAAACCACCCTACCTTCCGAAGCTCCTCCTCCACACACCGAAAATGGCGGAAGGGCTCGTATTAAAAGGCACCATGCGCGCGCACACCGACCAGGTCACCGCGATCGCCACCCCGATCGACAACTCCGACATCATCGTCTCAGCCTCCCGCGACAAATCCATCATCCTCTGGAAGCTCACCAAAGACGACAAATCCTACGGCGTAGCCCAGAGGCGCCTCACCGGCCACTCCCACTTCGTCGAGGACGTCGTTCTCTCCTCCGACGGGCAGTTCGCGCTCTCCGGAAGCTGGGACGGCGAGCTCCGTCTCTGGGACCTCGCCGCCGGCGTGTCGACTCGAAGATTCGTGGGACACACCAAAGACGTCCTCTCCGTGGCCTTCTCGCTCGACAACCGTCAGATCGTGTCGGCCTCTCGTGACCGTACGATCAAGCTCTGGAACACTCTCGGTGAGTGTAAGTACACCATCGCTGAAGGAGGTGAGGGGCACCGCGACTGGGTTAGCTGCGTTAGGTTCAGTCCCAACACGCTTCAGCCGACGATTGTGTCGGCGTCGTGGGACAAGACGGTGAAAGTTTGGAACTTGGCGAACTGTAAGCTTAGGTCGACTCTTGCGGG
Proteins encoded:
- the LOC106307210 gene encoding receptor for activated C kinase 1A-like, with the protein product MAEGLVLKGTMRAHTDQVTAIATPIDNSDIIVSASRDKSIILWKLTKDDKSYGVAQRRLTGHSHFVEDVVLSSDGQFALSGSWDGELRLWDLAAGVSTRRFVGHTKDVLSVAFSLDNRQIVSASRDRTIKLWNTLGECKYTIAEGGEGHRDWVSCVRFSPNTLQPTIVSASWDKTVKVWNLANCKLRSTLAGHTGYVSTVAVSPDGSLCASGGKDGVVLLWDLAEGKKLYSLEANSVTHALCFSPNRYWLCAATEQGIKIWDLESKSVVEDLKVDLKAEAEKSDGTGTAGNKKKVIYCTSLNWSADGSTLFSGYTDGVIRVWGIGRY